The following proteins are co-located in the Bradyrhizobium sp. AZCC 2176 genome:
- a CDS encoding aromatic ring-hydroxylating oxygenase subunit alpha produces MSRQDQINLLKRLLHYVETRTTAMAESPWRNEVSAYTDAERLAEEQRVLFRRHPLVMGFASDWPAPGSFSTDDHAGLPVLIVRGRDSRLRAFLNVCRHRGAKVAEGCGKARLFSCPYHAWTYDLAGELMGIPDERCFPDVRSERASLVELPLCEKHGLVWVIPTADGSTNFDIDPWLGGLAEELASFGFASWSFYDRRVIPETMNWKIVVDTFNEGYHVGFLHRDSLRDILHGNVTDFEAFGLNHRLTFPRRKLERLKAEPEDKWDLMWNTTLVYSLFPNTVLLVQGDHVELARAFPREGRADRSVMDLGLYVPKAPSTEEERIHWDRNMQLVLDVVTGEDFPAGRSIQVGLTSGAQTHTVYGRNEPAMIHYHQSMRTALGLRV; encoded by the coding sequence ATGAGCAGGCAGGATCAGATCAACCTTTTGAAGCGGCTGTTGCACTACGTGGAGACCCGGACCACGGCGATGGCGGAGAGTCCCTGGCGCAACGAGGTGTCGGCCTACACGGACGCAGAGCGCCTCGCCGAGGAACAGCGGGTTCTGTTTCGCAGGCATCCGCTGGTCATGGGGTTCGCTTCGGACTGGCCCGCGCCGGGGAGCTTTAGCACCGACGACCATGCCGGTTTGCCCGTTCTGATCGTGCGGGGACGCGACAGCAGATTACGCGCGTTCCTGAACGTGTGTCGCCACCGCGGCGCCAAGGTAGCCGAGGGCTGCGGCAAGGCGCGGCTGTTCTCGTGCCCCTATCATGCCTGGACCTACGATCTCGCCGGCGAGCTGATGGGCATTCCCGACGAGCGCTGTTTTCCCGACGTGCGCAGCGAACGCGCGTCGCTCGTCGAACTACCGCTGTGTGAAAAGCACGGCCTTGTGTGGGTGATCCCGACCGCGGACGGTTCGACGAATTTCGACATCGATCCATGGCTTGGGGGACTCGCGGAGGAGCTCGCTTCGTTTGGATTTGCGTCCTGGTCGTTCTACGACCGGCGCGTGATTCCGGAGACCATGAACTGGAAGATTGTCGTGGATACGTTCAACGAGGGCTACCACGTCGGCTTCCTGCACCGCGATTCCCTGCGCGACATCCTGCATGGCAACGTGACCGATTTCGAGGCGTTCGGTCTCAACCACCGTCTGACGTTTCCGCGCAGGAAACTCGAGCGGCTCAAGGCCGAGCCTGAGGACAAATGGGACTTGATGTGGAATACGACGCTCGTCTATTCGCTGTTTCCCAACACCGTTCTCCTCGTGCAGGGCGACCATGTCGAACTCGCGCGGGCGTTTCCCCGCGAGGGACGCGCGGATCGCTCTGTCATGGACCTTGGGCTTTACGTGCCGAAGGCGCCGAGTACCGAGGAAGAGCGCATCCATTGGGACAGGAACATGCAGCTCGTCCTCGATGTTGTGACCGGCGAGGATTTCCCGGCCGGGCGGAGCATTCAGGTCGGCCTGACTTCCGGCGCGCAGACGCACACCGTCTACGGCCGCAACGAGCCGGCCATGATCCACTACCATCAGTCGATGCGGACGGCGCTCGGCCTAAGGGTCTGA
- the gmd gene encoding GDP-mannose 4,6-dehydratase — protein sequence MTAQNPKRVALITGVTGQDGAYLAEYLLGLGYEVHGIKRRSSSFNTARIDHLYQDPHSRNVPFLLHYGDMTDSTNLIRLMQQIRPTEIYNLAAQSHVGVSFESPEYTANADGIGVLRLLEAIRILGMEKETRFYQASTSELYGLVQEVPQRESTPFYPRSPYGVAKLYGYWITVNYREAYGMFASNGILFNHESPIRGETFVTRKITRSVARIEAGLEEVLYLGNLEAKRDWGHARDYVEGMHRILQADAPDDFVLATGETRSVREFVELAFAEVGRTIEWRGQGIDETGVDKKSGKTLVRIDPTYFRPTEVDLLVGDASKAREKLGWQPRTSFAQLVKEMVAGDLAEARREAANGKPSI from the coding sequence ATGACGGCTCAAAATCCAAAGCGTGTGGCGCTGATCACGGGCGTCACCGGCCAGGACGGTGCCTATCTGGCCGAATATCTGCTCGGCCTCGGCTATGAGGTCCACGGCATCAAGCGGCGGTCGTCCTCGTTCAACACCGCGCGCATCGATCACCTCTACCAGGATCCGCATTCCCGCAACGTGCCGTTCCTGCTGCATTACGGCGACATGACCGACTCGACCAACCTGATCCGGCTGATGCAGCAGATCAGGCCGACCGAGATCTACAACCTCGCCGCCCAGAGCCATGTCGGCGTCAGCTTTGAGAGCCCGGAATATACCGCCAACGCCGACGGCATCGGCGTGCTGCGGCTGTTGGAAGCGATCCGCATCCTCGGCATGGAAAAGGAGACGCGGTTCTATCAGGCCTCGACCTCGGAGCTCTACGGTCTGGTGCAGGAAGTGCCGCAGAGGGAATCCACGCCGTTCTACCCGCGCTCGCCTTACGGCGTCGCCAAGCTGTACGGCTACTGGATCACGGTCAATTACCGCGAGGCCTACGGCATGTTTGCCTCGAACGGCATCCTGTTCAACCACGAGAGTCCGATCCGCGGCGAGACGTTTGTCACCCGCAAGATCACGCGCAGCGTCGCCCGCATCGAGGCCGGCCTGGAAGAGGTACTCTATCTCGGCAACCTCGAAGCCAAGCGCGACTGGGGCCATGCGCGGGATTATGTCGAGGGCATGCACAGGATCCTGCAGGCGGACGCGCCCGACGATTTCGTGCTGGCGACCGGCGAGACCCGTTCGGTGCGCGAGTTCGTCGAACTGGCGTTCGCCGAGGTCGGCCGCACCATCGAATGGCGCGGCCAGGGCATCGACGAGACCGGCGTCGACAAAAAATCCGGCAAGACCCTGGTCCGGATCGATCCGACCTATTTCCGGCCGACCGAAGTCGACCTTCTGGTCGGCGATGCCAGCAAGGCGCGCGAGAAGTTGGGCTGGCAGCCCAGGACGTCGTTTGCCCAACTGGTCAAGGAAATGGTCGCGGGCGATCTGGCAGAGGCGCGGCGGGAGGCGGCCAATGGCAAGCCTTCCATTTGA
- the fcl gene encoding GDP-L-fucose synthase, with translation MASLPFELKGKTVYVAGHRGMVGAALVRRLAREDIELLTATRDEADLRDQAAVTKWFAAKRPQVVFLAAAKVGGIVANNTLRAEFLYDNLAIATNVIHAAHVHGAEKLMFLGSSCIYPKLAPQPLREDSMLTGPLEPTNEPYAIAKIAGIKMVEAYRSQYGADFINVMPTNLYGRGDNYHPEYSHVVAALIRRFHEAKLSGAGEVVVWGTGTPRREFLYVDDLADACIHLIRTYSGAELVNIGTGEDITIAEFARVVAAIVGYSGEISFDASRPDGTPRKLLDVSRLAKLGWRASTKLEEGIRLAYQAFLSEHAANV, from the coding sequence ATGGCAAGCCTTCCATTTGAGCTGAAGGGCAAGACGGTCTACGTCGCCGGACATCGCGGCATGGTCGGCGCCGCGCTGGTGCGCCGGCTGGCACGCGAAGACATTGAACTGCTGACAGCAACAAGGGACGAAGCCGATCTGCGCGATCAGGCCGCGGTCACCAAATGGTTCGCCGCCAAGCGTCCGCAGGTGGTGTTTCTGGCGGCGGCCAAAGTCGGCGGCATCGTCGCCAACAACACGCTGCGCGCCGAGTTCCTCTACGACAATCTGGCGATTGCGACGAATGTGATCCATGCGGCGCATGTCCATGGCGCCGAGAAGCTGATGTTCCTTGGCTCGTCCTGCATCTATCCCAAGCTGGCGCCGCAGCCGCTGCGCGAGGATTCGATGCTGACGGGACCGCTGGAGCCGACCAATGAGCCCTATGCGATTGCCAAGATCGCCGGGATCAAGATGGTGGAGGCCTATCGCAGCCAGTACGGCGCCGACTTCATCAATGTGATGCCGACCAATCTGTACGGGCGCGGCGACAATTATCATCCCGAATACAGCCACGTCGTCGCCGCCCTGATCCGCCGCTTCCACGAAGCGAAGCTGTCCGGCGCCGGGGAGGTCGTGGTCTGGGGCACCGGCACGCCGCGGCGCGAGTTCCTCTATGTCGATGATCTCGCCGATGCCTGCATCCATTTGATCAGGACCTATTCCGGCGCTGAACTGGTCAATATCGGCACCGGCGAGGACATCACGATCGCCGAATTCGCCCGCGTGGTCGCGGCGATTGTCGGCTACAGCGGTGAGATCAGCTTTGATGCCTCGCGGCCGGATGGCACCCCGCGCAAACTGCTCGATGTCAGTCGGCTGGCCAAGCTGGGCTGGCGGGCCAGCACGAAGCTCGAGGAGGGCATCCGGCTCGCCTACCAGGCGTTCCTGAGCGAGCACGCGGCGAACGTCTAA
- a CDS encoding Bug family tripartite tricarboxylate transporter substrate binding protein — protein MKYQRRQFLQLVAGAAALPVTSGIASAQAYPSRPVRLVIGYTPGGSADLTSRLMGQWLSEKLGQSFVIENRPGGGTNIATEQVLRATPDGYTLLLVAPANAINATLYDKLPFDFMKEIEPIAGIIRFPNVVVVHPSLPIKSIPELIAYAKANPGKLNMASSGNGSTIHMSGELFKMLTGTNMQHVPYRGGAPALTDMLSGQMHVMFDNLPTCAEHVKSGKLRGLAVTSTTRSDVLPDLPLVADYLPGYEASAWYGLAAPKGTPPEIIDRLNKAVNEILADPKAKARFAEIGAILLPGSPADFGKLVADETEKWGKVVKFAGAKVD, from the coding sequence ATGAAATATCAGCGTCGCCAATTCTTGCAGCTTGTCGCCGGTGCGGCCGCGCTTCCCGTTACGTCAGGCATCGCAAGCGCGCAGGCCTATCCATCGCGACCGGTACGCCTCGTGATTGGCTATACGCCCGGCGGCTCGGCCGACCTCACGTCGCGCCTGATGGGGCAGTGGCTGTCGGAAAAGCTCGGGCAATCCTTCGTGATCGAGAACCGGCCGGGCGGCGGCACCAATATCGCCACCGAGCAGGTGCTGCGCGCCACGCCTGACGGCTACACGCTGCTTCTGGTGGCGCCGGCCAACGCCATCAACGCCACGCTCTACGACAAGCTGCCCTTCGATTTCATGAAGGAGATCGAGCCGATCGCGGGCATCATTCGCTTTCCCAACGTCGTGGTGGTGCATCCCTCGCTGCCGATCAAGTCGATCCCTGAATTGATCGCCTATGCCAAAGCCAATCCGGGCAAGCTCAACATGGCCTCATCCGGTAACGGATCGACGATCCACATGTCGGGTGAGCTGTTCAAGATGCTCACGGGCACCAACATGCAGCATGTGCCCTACCGGGGCGGCGCACCGGCGCTCACCGATATGCTCTCCGGCCAGATGCATGTCATGTTCGACAACCTTCCAACCTGCGCCGAGCACGTCAAATCCGGCAAGCTGCGCGGCCTTGCGGTCACCAGCACGACCCGCTCTGACGTGCTGCCCGACCTGCCGCTGGTCGCGGATTACCTGCCGGGCTACGAGGCAAGCGCCTGGTACGGCCTCGCCGCGCCGAAGGGCACCCCGCCGGAAATCATCGACAGGCTCAACAAGGCGGTGAATGAAATCCTGGCTGATCCCAAGGCAAAGGCGCGATTTGCCGAGATCGGCGCGATTCTGCTGCCGGGCTCGCCCGCCGACTTTGGAAAGCTGGTGGCGGACGAAACCGAGAAATGGGGCAAGGTGGTCAAGTTCGCCGGTGCGAAGGTGGATTAG
- a CDS encoding uroporphyrinogen-III synthase: MADKLDGYRILILETREEAQFSRLLTEQGADVLQCPMFTIHDAPDPAPVEAWIGRCIEQPFDDIVLMTGEGLRRLMKVVRRIGAEQEFVASLGKARKFARGPKPGKALREIGLEPQMTTEKPTSEGIAEMLSRLDLGGHRLGLQLYPDKDHSVLLGAIKAQGAEVDTVLPYAYDAQAADANIITAIDEMAEGRVDAIALTNLGQVRRLIEVARARGCEDRLREGLECTPIASVGPAVSEELKSHGLRTDIYPAEDAFFMRPLISAMAAALGKNPPRATVRR, from the coding sequence ATGGCTGACAAATTAGACGGTTACCGCATCCTGATCCTGGAAACCCGCGAGGAAGCGCAGTTTTCCCGCCTGCTCACCGAACAGGGCGCCGACGTGCTGCAATGTCCGATGTTCACCATCCACGACGCGCCGGACCCGGCGCCGGTCGAAGCCTGGATCGGGCGGTGCATTGAACAGCCCTTCGACGACATCGTGCTGATGACGGGCGAAGGCCTGCGCCGGCTGATGAAAGTCGTACGGCGCATCGGTGCCGAACAGGAATTCGTTGCTTCGCTCGGCAAGGCGCGCAAATTCGCGCGCGGGCCCAAACCGGGCAAGGCGTTGCGCGAAATCGGGCTGGAACCGCAGATGACGACGGAAAAGCCGACTTCCGAAGGCATAGCCGAGATGCTGTCGCGCCTCGACCTTGGCGGCCATCGCCTCGGCCTGCAGCTTTACCCGGACAAGGATCACAGCGTCCTGCTCGGCGCGATCAAGGCGCAAGGCGCCGAAGTCGACACCGTGCTGCCCTATGCCTATGACGCGCAGGCCGCCGACGCCAATATCATCACCGCGATCGACGAGATGGCGGAAGGCCGCGTCGACGCGATCGCGCTGACCAATCTCGGCCAGGTGCGCCGTCTCATCGAGGTCGCGCGGGCGCGCGGTTGCGAGGATCGGCTACGCGAGGGGCTTGAATGTACGCCGATCGCGTCCGTCGGACCGGCCGTGTCAGAAGAACTCAAGTCTCACGGCCTGCGCACGGATATTTATCCGGCCGAGGACGCCTTCTTCATGCGACCGCTGATCTCGGCGATGGCGGCAGCGCTTGGCAAGAATCCGCCCCGAGCGACGGTGCGCCGCTAA
- the purU gene encoding formyltetrahydrofolate deformylase encodes MPDHQFVLTLSCPDRPGIVSAVSTFLAHNGQNILDAQQFDDIETGNFFMRVVFTAADLAVELQALQTGFTAIADRFAMEWQMRDRANRRRVMLLVSKSDHCLVDILYRWRTGELEMIPTAIVSNHPRETYGNLDFGEIPFHYMPVTKETRREQEEAVWKLVQDTRTDLVVLARYMQILSDEMSAKLSGRCINIHHSFLPGFKGARPYHQAHERGVKLIGATAHYVTRDLDEGPIIDQDVERISHRDTPEDLSRKGRDIERRVLARAMRHHLEDRVILNGRKTVVFMD; translated from the coding sequence ATGCCCGATCACCAGTTCGTCTTGACCCTGTCCTGCCCGGATCGTCCCGGCATCGTTTCGGCGGTGTCGACCTTTCTCGCCCATAACGGGCAGAACATTCTGGATGCCCAGCAGTTCGACGACATCGAGACCGGCAATTTCTTCATGCGGGTGGTGTTCACCGCCGCCGATCTCGCCGTCGAATTGCAGGCGCTGCAGACTGGCTTTACCGCGATCGCCGATCGCTTCGCCATGGAATGGCAGATGCGCGACCGCGCCAATCGCCGCCGGGTGATGCTGCTGGTCTCCAAATCGGATCACTGCCTGGTAGACATCCTCTATCGCTGGCGTACCGGCGAACTCGAGATGATCCCGACCGCAATTGTCTCCAACCATCCGCGCGAGACCTACGGCAATCTCGATTTCGGCGAGATCCCGTTCCACTACATGCCGGTGACAAAGGAAACCAGGCGCGAGCAGGAAGAGGCGGTCTGGAAACTGGTTCAGGACACCAGGACCGATCTCGTGGTGCTGGCGCGCTACATGCAGATCCTGTCGGACGAGATGTCGGCAAAGCTGTCGGGGCGCTGCATCAACATCCACCACTCGTTCCTGCCGGGATTCAAGGGCGCGCGGCCCTACCACCAGGCGCATGAGCGTGGCGTCAAGCTGATCGGCGCCACCGCGCATTACGTCACGCGCGACCTCGACGAGGGCCCGATCATCGACCAGGACGTCGAGCGCATCAGCCATCGCGACACGCCGGAGGATCTGTCGCGCAAGGGCCGCGACATCGAGCGCCGCGTGCTGGCGCGCGCGATGCGCCATCACCTGGAGGATCGCGTGATCCTCAACGGCCGCAAGACCGTGGTGTTCATGGACTAG
- a CDS encoding ABC transporter substrate-binding protein, producing MLALAPAQAQETVKIGLILPMTGGQASTGKQIDNAVKLYMQQNGDTVAGKKIEVILKDDAAVPDNTKRLAQELIVNDKVNFIAGFGVTPAALAAAPLATQGKIPEIVMAAGTSIITERSPYIVRTSFTLAQSSTIIGDWAAKNGIKKVATLTSDYAPGNDALNFFKQNFTAGGGEIVEEVKVPLQNPDFAPFLQRMKDSKPDAVFVFVPAGQGGNFMKQYAERGLDKSGIKVIGPGDVMDDDLLNGMGDAALGTVTAHLYSAAHPSAANKEFVAAYKKAFNQRPGFMAVGGYDGIRLIYEALKKTGGKTDGDALVAAMKGMKWESPRGPISIDPETRDIVQNIYIRKVEKVDGELYNVEFATFEAVKDSGKTKK from the coding sequence ATGCTGGCGCTTGCGCCGGCGCAGGCCCAGGAGACCGTCAAGATCGGCCTGATCCTGCCGATGACCGGCGGCCAGGCATCGACCGGCAAGCAGATCGACAACGCGGTCAAGCTCTACATGCAGCAGAACGGCGATACCGTCGCCGGCAAGAAGATCGAAGTCATCCTCAAGGACGACGCGGCTGTTCCCGACAACACCAAGCGCCTCGCGCAGGAACTGATCGTCAACGACAAGGTCAATTTCATCGCGGGTTTTGGCGTGACGCCCGCTGCACTCGCGGCGGCGCCGCTGGCGACGCAGGGCAAGATTCCCGAAATCGTGATGGCGGCTGGCACCTCGATCATCACCGAGCGTTCACCCTATATCGTCCGCACCTCGTTCACGCTGGCGCAGTCGTCGACCATCATCGGTGACTGGGCCGCCAAGAACGGCATCAAGAAGGTTGCAACGCTGACCTCCGACTATGCGCCCGGCAACGACGCCCTGAACTTCTTCAAGCAGAACTTCACCGCCGGCGGCGGCGAGATCGTCGAAGAGGTGAAGGTGCCGCTGCAAAACCCTGATTTCGCTCCGTTTCTGCAGCGCATGAAGGACTCCAAGCCGGACGCCGTGTTCGTGTTCGTGCCGGCGGGACAGGGCGGCAATTTCATGAAGCAATATGCCGAGCGCGGGCTCGACAAGTCCGGCATCAAGGTGATCGGCCCCGGCGACGTCATGGACGACGACCTGCTCAACGGGATGGGCGATGCGGCGCTCGGCACCGTCACCGCGCATCTCTATTCTGCGGCCCATCCCTCCGCGGCAAATAAGGAATTCGTCGCCGCCTACAAGAAGGCCTTCAACCAGCGCCCCGGCTTCATGGCGGTCGGCGGCTATGACGGCATCCGCCTGATCTATGAGGCGCTGAAGAAGACCGGCGGCAAGACCGACGGCGATGCGCTGGTCGCGGCGATGAAGGGCATGAAGTGGGAAAGCCCGCGCGGCCCGATCTCGATCGATCCGGAAACCCGCGACATCGTGCAGAACATCTACATCCGCAAGGTCGAGAAGGTCGATGGCGAACTCTACAACGTCGAATTCGCGACCTTCGAGGCGGTGAAGGATTCCGGCAAGACGAAGAAGTGA
- a CDS encoding branched-chain amino acid ABC transporter permease, which translates to MTTLFTILFDGVAYGMLLFVLACGLAVTLGLMNFVNLAHGAFAMTGGYICAVLVNNSGWPFFTALPLAFVSAAAIGVLLERTLYRHLYTRSHLDQVLFTIGLTFMSVAAVDYIMGSSRIFIKLPAALEGQFDFFGVGIGRYRLMIIVICGLLTVALQLILAKTRFGSRLRAAVDDPRAASGLGINVPQVFAFTFAFGCGLAGLGGALSAEILGLDPYFPLKFMIYFLIVVTVGGSSSITGPFLASLLLGIGDVAGKYYVPKMGPFVIYTIMIVILIWRPNGLFGRTATR; encoded by the coding sequence ATGACCACGCTCTTCACCATCCTGTTCGACGGTGTCGCCTACGGCATGCTGTTGTTCGTGCTGGCCTGCGGGCTGGCGGTGACGCTCGGGCTGATGAATTTCGTCAACCTGGCCCATGGCGCCTTCGCCATGACCGGCGGCTACATCTGTGCGGTATTGGTCAACAACTCCGGCTGGCCGTTCTTCACGGCGCTTCCGCTCGCCTTTGTCTCGGCCGCCGCGATAGGCGTGTTGCTGGAGCGCACGCTGTACCGCCACCTCTACACCCGCAGCCATCTCGATCAGGTGCTGTTCACGATCGGCCTCACCTTCATGTCGGTGGCGGCGGTGGACTACATCATGGGATCGTCGCGGATCTTCATCAAGCTGCCGGCGGCGCTCGAGGGCCAGTTCGATTTCTTCGGCGTCGGCATCGGCCGCTACCGGCTGATGATCATCGTGATCTGCGGACTGCTGACGGTGGCGCTGCAATTGATCCTGGCGAAGACCCGCTTTGGCAGCCGCCTGCGCGCGGCGGTGGATGATCCCCGCGCGGCCAGCGGCCTCGGCATCAACGTGCCCCAGGTCTTTGCGTTCACCTTTGCGTTCGGTTGCGGCCTTGCCGGTCTCGGCGGCGCGCTGAGCGCCGAAATTCTCGGGCTCGACCCGTATTTTCCGTTGAAGTTCATGATCTACTTTCTGATCGTGGTCACCGTCGGCGGTTCCTCGAGCATCACCGGGCCGTTCCTCGCCTCGCTCTTGCTCGGCATCGGCGACGTCGCCGGCAAATATTACGTGCCGAAGATGGGCCCGTTCGTCATCTACACCATCATGATCGTGATCCTGATCTGGCGTCCGAACGGCCTGTTCGGCCGCACCGCCACGCGATGA
- a CDS encoding branched-chain amino acid ABC transporter permease, which translates to MTAVSDVSSHAIARARWRPAEIAFWILAASCAFLFPSRYLIMTDIIRLALFTLSLDLILGYAGIVSLGHAAFFGVGAYSAGLLALHGIINEPVIALVAAGLIATVLGFLTSFLVIRGVDLTRLMVTLGIALLLEALAERFSNITGGTDGLQGIEMQPILGLFAFDMFGKTGFFYSLIVLFLLFLLARRIVNSPFGLSLRAIKNNPLRASAIGVPVNRRLIAIYTVAAFYAGIAGALFTQTTALASLDVFAFERSADLMLVLVIGGTGYLYGGLIGAVVFKMLQELFQTITPQYWMFWIGLVLVVIVLVGRERIHRWVLWGPNLVIRQVFGRKAVVAVPESDAP; encoded by the coding sequence ATGACCGCAGTTTCCGATGTCTCATCCCATGCCATCGCCCGCGCCCGCTGGCGCCCGGCCGAAATCGCGTTCTGGATCCTCGCGGCATCCTGCGCGTTCCTGTTTCCGTCCCGCTATCTGATCATGACCGACATCATTCGGCTGGCGCTGTTCACGCTGTCGCTCGATCTGATCCTCGGCTACGCCGGCATTGTCTCGCTGGGGCACGCCGCCTTCTTCGGCGTCGGTGCCTATTCGGCGGGGCTATTGGCCCTGCACGGCATCATCAACGAGCCGGTGATCGCGCTGGTCGCGGCCGGCTTGATTGCGACCGTGCTCGGTTTCCTCACGAGCTTCCTCGTCATCCGCGGCGTCGACCTGACGCGGCTGATGGTGACGCTCGGCATTGCGCTGCTGCTGGAGGCGCTGGCGGAACGCTTCTCCAACATTACCGGCGGCACTGACGGGCTGCAGGGCATCGAGATGCAGCCGATCCTCGGCCTGTTCGCATTCGACATGTTCGGCAAGACCGGCTTCTTCTATTCGCTGATCGTGCTGTTCCTGCTGTTTCTGCTGGCGCGGCGGATCGTGAATTCGCCGTTCGGCCTCTCGCTGCGCGCGATCAAGAACAATCCGTTGCGGGCGTCCGCCATCGGCGTGCCCGTCAACCGCCGCCTGATCGCGATCTACACGGTGGCGGCATTCTATGCCGGCATTGCCGGCGCGCTGTTCACCCAGACCACGGCCCTGGCCTCGCTCGACGTGTTCGCGTTCGAGCGCTCGGCCGATCTGATGCTGGTGCTCGTCATCGGCGGCACCGGCTATCTCTATGGCGGGCTGATCGGCGCGGTCGTGTTCAAGATGCTGCAGGAGCTGTTTCAAACCATTACGCCGCAATACTGGATGTTCTGGATCGGACTCGTTCTGGTCGTGATCGTGCTGGTCGGCCGTGAGCGCATCCATCGCTGGGTGCTTTGGGGGCCGAACCTCGTGATACGCCAGGTCTTCGGACGCAAGGCCGTTGTGGCCGTTCCCGAAAGCGATGCGCCATGA
- a CDS encoding ABC transporter ATP-binding protein, with the protein MTIALATKGLEKSFGGLKVTRDLSLQVKQGARHALIGPNGAGKTTVINLLTGVLKPNGGRILLEGNDITDLPVHTRVLRGLSRTFQINQLYADLTPLETIGLAVSERLGRGGDWWRRMGTRDDVNQEIAETLGRFHLLDVMNERTATLPYGKQRLLEIAVAIATKPRVLLLDEPAAGVPESERHDILAAVAALPRDVTVLLIEHDMDLVFSFADRISVLVNGAMLVEGPPDEVARDPQVKAVYLGEASDA; encoded by the coding sequence ATGACGATCGCGCTGGCAACCAAGGGACTGGAGAAATCGTTCGGCGGCTTGAAGGTCACGCGCGATCTGTCGCTGCAGGTGAAGCAGGGCGCCCGCCATGCCCTGATCGGGCCGAACGGCGCCGGCAAGACCACCGTCATCAATCTCTTGACCGGCGTGCTCAAGCCCAATGGGGGGCGGATCCTGCTCGAGGGCAACGACATTACCGATCTGCCGGTTCATACGCGGGTGCTGCGCGGGCTTTCGCGCACCTTCCAGATCAATCAGCTTTATGCCGACCTCACTCCGCTCGAAACGATTGGGCTTGCCGTCTCCGAACGGCTCGGCCGCGGCGGCGACTGGTGGCGGCGGATGGGCACTCGCGACGACGTCAACCAGGAGATCGCGGAAACACTCGGGCGCTTTCATCTGCTCGACGTGATGAACGAACGCACCGCGACGCTGCCTTACGGCAAGCAGCGCCTGCTCGAGATCGCGGTCGCGATCGCGACGAAGCCACGCGTGCTGCTGCTCGACGAGCCCGCCGCCGGCGTGCCCGAAAGCGAGCGCCACGATATTCTGGCGGCGGTTGCCGCGCTGCCGCGCGATGTCACGGTGCTCTTGATCGAGCACGACATGGACCTGGTATTCTCGTTTGCCGACCGCATCTCGGTGCTGGTCAATGGCGCCATGCTGGTGGAGGGCCCGCCCGACGAAGTGGCGCGGGATCCGCAAGTCAAGGCGGTCTATCTCGGTGAGGCCTCCGATGCCTGA